From Halobacillus sp. Marseille-Q1614, the proteins below share one genomic window:
- a CDS encoding fumarylacetoacetate hydrolase family protein — MKLVRFIYENTTYYGELSQEGIHIIAGDIFNEWEYTGEIVPENQAKLLAPIEPSKVIGIGANYVGSEEELPEKLPELPVFFFKPSSSVVGPEADVQIPDLIDEVKFESELAVVIGKEMRNVEKENVLDYVFGYTIGNDITAPQFFHEDGHWTLGKSFDTFTPIGPCIETELDPSQISVKANINDEEKQNSPTSLMIVPLAEMISYLSKVMTLKPGDCILTGSPLGAHFVQKKDVVECKIDEIGTLRNKLVKTSVAVPGSD; from the coding sequence ATGAAACTTGTACGCTTTATCTATGAAAATACGACTTACTACGGAGAACTAAGCCAGGAAGGAATTCACATCATCGCCGGAGATATCTTTAATGAATGGGAGTATACGGGCGAAATCGTTCCCGAAAATCAGGCAAAGCTGCTGGCTCCTATCGAACCGAGTAAAGTGATTGGAATTGGAGCGAACTATGTAGGCAGTGAGGAAGAGCTTCCAGAAAAGCTTCCCGAGCTCCCGGTTTTCTTCTTTAAACCTTCTTCTTCGGTAGTCGGTCCGGAAGCCGACGTTCAGATCCCTGACTTGATTGATGAAGTGAAGTTTGAATCGGAGCTTGCGGTGGTCATAGGGAAAGAGATGAGGAATGTAGAGAAAGAAAATGTGCTCGATTATGTGTTTGGTTATACGATCGGGAACGATATTACCGCTCCTCAGTTTTTCCATGAAGACGGACATTGGACGTTAGGGAAATCCTTTGATACGTTTACGCCGATCGGCCCGTGTATTGAAACAGAACTCGATCCTTCTCAGATTTCCGTAAAAGCAAATATAAATGACGAAGAGAAACAGAACAGCCCGACTTCTCTAATGATCGTACCATTAGCCGAGATGATTTCCTATTTATCCAAAGTGATGACCTTAAAACCTGGAGACTGTATTCTAACTGGAAGTCCGCTGGGTGCCCATTTTGTTCAAAAAAAGGATGTGGTGGAATGTAAAATTGATGAAATTGGGACGCTGAGGAATAAGCTGGTGAAGACTTCTGTAGCTGTACCAGGCAGTGATTGA